From a single Anaerolineales bacterium genomic region:
- a CDS encoding PspC domain-containing protein, with amino-acid sequence MTDYKTLTRSKSNRMIAGVCAGLGDYLNIDPTIIRLLFVLGFFTFNGAMLLVYLIMAIVTPEQ; translated from the coding sequence ATGACCGACTACAAAACCCTCACGCGGAGCAAATCCAACCGCATGATCGCGGGTGTATGTGCAGGCTTGGGCGACTACCTCAATATCGACCCGACCATCATCCGCCTTTTGTTCGTGCTGGGATTCTTCACCTTCAACGGCGCCATGCTGTTGGTGTATCTCATCATGGCAATTGTCACCCCCGAACAATAA
- a CDS encoding hemolysin family protein gives MSIGSQIIIILLLILINGILSMSEAALVASRKARLQQKANEGNKSSAMALSLIEDPNIFLSAIQIGITLIGVLTGAVGGITISEPLAYLLQDVPYIGAYSPSIALGIVVITITILTIWLGELVPKRLGINSPEQIAQVVAGPMLFITRLFSPLIKLMSNATNFVLRLIGVNPSTEPPITEEELQLLIDQGTQAGIFEESEQDMVEGVFSLGDQRVYSLMTPRTEIIWLDITDTKEEIFEKVANCPYSRFPVRQDSLEAIIGIVKSRDLLVTSLSGRDIKLKELVKPAIFIPETMLASRALEILKEKNTELLLVIDEFGGLQGLLTINDILEEIVGEMEGEEPQATQRQDGSWLLDGMLEVDEFKEIFDLKELPHEGEYETLSGFVMTSLGRVPQTTDHFEWNNLRFEVMDMDGRRVDKILVTTKQKVQSVESSGG, from the coding sequence ATGAGTATTGGCAGTCAGATCATTATCATATTACTATTGATCCTGATCAACGGTATCCTATCCATGTCCGAGGCGGCGTTGGTGGCTTCGCGCAAGGCACGTTTGCAGCAAAAGGCAAATGAGGGGAACAAGTCATCGGCAATGGCACTTTCATTGATCGAAGACCCGAACATCTTCCTCTCCGCCATTCAGATCGGTATCACCCTGATCGGCGTGTTGACCGGCGCAGTCGGCGGAATCACCATCTCCGAACCGCTTGCCTATCTACTCCAGGATGTTCCCTACATTGGAGCATACAGCCCGTCCATTGCGCTGGGGATCGTGGTTATCACGATCACGATCCTGACCATCTGGCTGGGGGAATTGGTTCCCAAGCGTCTCGGGATCAACAGCCCGGAGCAGATCGCGCAGGTGGTGGCGGGACCCATGCTTTTCATCACAAGGCTGTTTTCCCCTCTCATCAAATTGATGAGCAACGCAACGAACTTCGTTCTGCGCCTGATAGGGGTAAATCCATCCACCGAACCGCCGATCACGGAGGAAGAACTTCAACTTTTGATCGATCAAGGGACGCAGGCGGGCATCTTCGAAGAATCCGAACAGGACATGGTGGAAGGCGTGTTCAGCCTGGGCGACCAGCGTGTGTATTCGTTGATGACGCCGCGTACCGAGATCATCTGGCTGGACATTACCGATACCAAAGAGGAGATCTTCGAAAAGGTCGCGAATTGCCCCTACTCCCGCTTCCCAGTGCGGCAAGATTCACTGGAAGCGATCATTGGCATCGTAAAATCACGCGACCTGCTCGTTACTTCCCTCTCCGGCAGGGACATCAAACTCAAGGAACTGGTCAAACCTGCCATCTTCATTCCTGAAACCATGCTTGCTTCGCGCGCGCTCGAGATCTTGAAAGAGAAAAATACCGAATTACTACTCGTCATTGACGAGTTCGGCGGCTTGCAAGGGTTGTTGACCATCAACGACATCCTCGAAGAGATCGTCGGCGAGATGGAAGGCGAGGAACCACAAGCCACCCAGCGGCAGGACGGCTCCTGGCTCCTGGACGGCATGCTGGAAGTGGACGAATTCAAGGAGATCTTCGACCTGAAAGAACTCCCCCACGAGGGCGAATACGAGACCTTAAGCGGCTTTGTCATGACCTCCCTCGGGCGCGTACCGCAAACCACCGACCATTTTGAATGGAACAACCTGCGCTTTGAAGTCATGGACATGGACGGAAGGCGGGTGGACAAGATACTGGTCACCACGAAGCAAAAAGTGCAGAGCGTGGAGAGCAGCGGCGGTTGA
- the selD gene encoding selenide, water dikinase SelD, whose protein sequence is MPIPKTGREIRLTTLSACAGUASKLDADALTQVLRPIKDIFDPASYPDLLVGLTSPDDAAVWRLSDEQAIVITTDFFTPVVDTPYEYGSIAAANSLSDVYAMGGKPFLALNIAALPDNLPAEISSEILRGGAEKAREAGVVIAGGHTVKDKEPKYGLVVIGFVHPQKIISKSGLKAGDILVLSKPLGGGVTTTALKQEKADEAHVAEAIEWMQRLNKSAGELAVEFGARGGTDITGFGFLGHAMEMAEASRISLQIDFAKLPFLSGARGYAERGIFPGGAFDNKKYFEAAVTFAETLDEPSQMLLFDPQTSGGLLFGLEREKLSAFEEAARKQNQPFWVVGEAREGTGIEVR, encoded by the coding sequence ATGCCCATCCCAAAAACTGGACGCGAAATCCGCCTGACGACTCTTTCCGCCTGCGCGGGTTGAGCGTCCAAATTAGACGCTGACGCGTTGACGCAGGTTCTGCGTCCGATCAAAGACATCTTCGATCCCGCTTCCTATCCGGACCTGCTGGTTGGTCTGACGTCCCCGGATGATGCGGCTGTCTGGCGTTTAAGCGACGAACAAGCCATCGTCATCACCACGGATTTCTTCACACCCGTAGTGGACACACCCTACGAATACGGTTCCATTGCGGCGGCAAACAGCCTCTCGGATGTGTATGCGATGGGCGGCAAGCCCTTCCTTGCGCTGAATATCGCGGCACTGCCTGACAACCTGCCCGCTGAGATCTCCAGCGAAATCCTTCGCGGCGGCGCGGAAAAGGCGCGCGAGGCAGGCGTGGTCATCGCGGGCGGGCACACGGTCAAGGACAAGGAGCCGAAATACGGACTGGTCGTGATCGGTTTCGTCCATCCGCAGAAAATCATCAGCAAAAGTGGTCTGAAAGCGGGCGACATCCTCGTGCTCTCCAAGCCGCTGGGCGGCGGCGTGACCACCACTGCGCTCAAGCAGGAAAAAGCGGACGAGGCGCACGTCGCTGAAGCCATCGAATGGATGCAAAGACTGAACAAATCCGCGGGTGAGTTGGCGGTGGAGTTTGGCGCACGCGGCGGGACGGATATTACCGGCTTCGGCTTTCTCGGTCATGCCATGGAGATGGCGGAGGCTTCCAGGATTTCCCTGCAAATTGACTTTGCAAAACTACCCTTCCTGAGCGGCGCGCGCGGATATGCCGAGCGAGGCATCTTCCCGGGCGGCGCGTTTGACAACAAGAAATATTTCGAAGCCGCTGTAACCTTCGCAGAAACGCTGGACGAACCGTCACAGATGCTGTTGTTCGATCCGCAGACCAGCGGAGGATTGCTGTTCGGTCTGGAGCGGGAGAAGCTATCGGCGTTTGAAGAGGCTGCCAGAAAACAGAACCAGCCATTTTGGGTGGTCGGTGAGGCGCGCGAGGGGACGGGCATCGAGGTCCGGTAG
- a CDS encoding LysM peptidoglycan-binding domain-containing protein, whose product MAQEPTSNKTKVCPTCGTRLSDNAVRCLVCGMEFGAQPAPKVAKKSEKSVQASSLPQVTLSLPAAIGVLLVVIVIAAAIVFFSLRASAPPGTFDPVETSTPTETPTATLPPTATLPPTDIPTATPQKPFEYTVSVNDGSCSQIAFNFGISVQSIIITNNLPSTCPISVGQRLLIPYPTATNPPPPTNTPLPVDATRQACETVTITVQEGDTLSSIAANYAVPPEAIKEFNGLTTDNVFFGATLQIPLCRRAATPGPTPTATIPPPYPAPNLLLPADGAAFTLANDVVTLQWASVGVLRDGEAYQITVEDVTASQTRRITDYVTDTKYIVPTSFRPRDNVAHVMRWWITPVRQAGVDDQGQPIWVASGAVSEKRVFTWVGVAVQGTPNP is encoded by the coding sequence ATGGCTCAAGAACCCACTTCCAATAAAACAAAGGTCTGTCCCACCTGCGGAACGCGCCTGAGCGACAACGCCGTGCGCTGTCTCGTGTGCGGGATGGAATTTGGAGCGCAGCCTGCCCCGAAGGTTGCCAAAAAAAGCGAAAAATCGGTGCAAGCCAGCAGCCTGCCTCAAGTCACATTGAGCCTGCCGGCTGCCATTGGCGTTCTCCTGGTGGTCATCGTCATCGCCGCCGCGATCGTATTCTTCTCGCTGCGTGCGAGCGCGCCTCCCGGCACGTTCGACCCGGTGGAAACCTCCACCCCCACCGAGACACCCACCGCAACCCTGCCGCCCACCGCAACCCTGCCGCCGACAGATATTCCCACCGCAACCCCGCAGAAGCCGTTCGAATACACGGTCTCTGTCAACGACGGTTCCTGTTCGCAGATCGCGTTCAATTTCGGAATTTCGGTGCAAAGTATCATCATCACGAACAACCTGCCGTCCACATGCCCCATTTCGGTCGGTCAAAGACTGCTGATCCCCTATCCCACCGCCACGAACCCGCCGCCGCCCACCAACACCCCCCTGCCAGTGGATGCAACCCGGCAGGCATGTGAAACCGTCACCATCACCGTGCAGGAAGGCGACACGCTCTCCAGCATTGCGGCAAACTACGCCGTCCCGCCTGAGGCGATCAAAGAATTCAACGGTCTGACAACCGACAACGTCTTCTTCGGCGCGACCCTGCAAATCCCGTTATGTAGACGCGCCGCCACGCCCGGTCCGACCCCCACGGCGACGATTCCGCCTCCCTACCCCGCCCCGAACCTGCTCCTGCCTGCGGACGGCGCCGCCTTCACCCTGGCAAATGACGTCGTCACCCTGCAATGGGCATCCGTCGGCGTGTTACGAGACGGCGAAGCGTATCAAATCACCGTCGAAGACGTCACCGCCAGCCAGACCCGCCGCATCACCGATTACGTCACCGACACGAAATATATCGTGCCGACCTCCTTCCGCCCGCGGGATAACGTCGCACACGTCATGCGCTGGTGGATCACCCCCGTCCGTCAAGCAGGCGTGGATGATCAGGGACAGCCCATCTGGGTCGCGTCTGGCGCGGTCAGCGAAAAACGAGTCTTTACGTGGGTGGGGGTTGCCGTCCAAGGCACACCGAACCCATAG
- a CDS encoding NBR1-Ig-like domain-containing protein yields MSRVISVLLLLAMMFSFAPAGVSTASASSCYWAQFIADVTIPDGTNFAPGAAFTKTWRLKNIGTCTWNSSDVSLIFDSGERMGAPASVALPSNVAPGQTVDISVNMTAPSSAGHYFGYWKFKSNASGVFGIGSTRNRSFWVEIRVSSSAGTGYDFTANAASATWSSGAGALSFPGTDGSANGFGIKLDAPKLESGVTSANAGLLFAPNNVTNGYVQAVYPAFRVQSGDRFQATIGCEYGATNCYVAYRLDYQIGTGPVKTFWTFREKYEGLTYNVNLNLSSLAGQDVKFILVISAYGSPTGDRALWVNPVISRAGGGTPPTATPTVTGTPPTPTPTRTGTVQPNACDRAQFVADVTVKDGTAFAPGISFNKTWRLKNIGTCTWTNYSLIFDSGEKMGGPDSALIPTSVAPGQTVDITIPLTSPTTAGTYRGYWKLKSNTGVPFGIGTGGTKSFWVEIKVTGTGINPGTATKTNTPGTPATPVTPATPIPGTSYDFVANVCAATWYSGAGQLPCPGTSGDAKGFVLITSPSKLENGTTDNRSGLLTHPQNINNGYMQGIYPSYLVKSGDRFRATVGCEHNATSCYVVFRLDYSLSGSTSIQTFWAFVERYEGQVYNVDIDLSSLAGQNVKFALTVLATGSPSGDRALWTAPMIYNASSSAPTSTVAPSATPTVTITNTSPAPTDTEAPTSTPTETPTETPTETPTP; encoded by the coding sequence ATGTCAAGAGTTATCTCTGTTTTGCTCCTGCTGGCAATGATGTTTTCGTTTGCCCCGGCGGGAGTATCCACTGCGAGTGCGTCATCCTGTTATTGGGCGCAGTTCATCGCGGATGTGACCATTCCGGACGGCACGAATTTTGCGCCGGGCGCCGCGTTCACAAAGACCTGGCGTTTGAAGAACATCGGCACCTGCACCTGGAACAGCAGTGATGTTTCGCTGATCTTCGACAGCGGCGAGCGGATGGGCGCGCCCGCCTCGGTTGCCCTGCCGTCGAATGTCGCTCCGGGGCAGACTGTGGACATCTCCGTGAATATGACTGCGCCGAGTTCCGCCGGTCATTATTTCGGTTACTGGAAGTTCAAGAGCAATGCCAGCGGCGTATTTGGCATCGGTTCGACGCGCAACCGCTCCTTCTGGGTCGAGATTCGAGTCTCCTCCTCCGCCGGCACCGGTTACGACTTTACTGCCAATGCAGCATCCGCCACATGGTCGAGCGGGGCGGGGGCGTTGTCCTTCCCCGGCACTGATGGCAGCGCCAACGGCTTTGGCATCAAATTGGATGCACCCAAACTCGAAAGCGGTGTCACATCTGCCAATGCGGGCTTGCTGTTCGCGCCCAACAACGTCACGAACGGATATGTGCAGGCGGTTTATCCAGCCTTCCGCGTGCAGAGCGGCGACCGCTTCCAGGCGACCATTGGCTGTGAATACGGCGCGACGAACTGCTATGTTGCCTATCGCCTCGATTATCAGATCGGAACGGGTCCGGTCAAAACCTTCTGGACCTTCCGCGAGAAATATGAAGGCTTGACGTATAACGTCAACTTGAATTTGAGCTCGCTCGCCGGTCAGGATGTCAAGTTCATTCTTGTCATCTCCGCCTATGGTTCGCCGACCGGTGACCGCGCCTTGTGGGTGAATCCTGTCATCTCCCGCGCAGGCGGAGGCACGCCTCCCACTGCCACGCCGACCGTGACCGGAACACCGCCGACGCCCACGCCAACCCGCACCGGGACTGTCCAGCCGAACGCTTGTGACCGCGCCCAATTCGTTGCGGATGTCACCGTCAAAGACGGAACTGCTTTTGCTCCGGGCATCAGCTTCAACAAGACCTGGCGCTTGAAAAACATCGGCACCTGCACATGGACGAACTACAGCCTGATCTTTGACTCCGGCGAGAAGATGGGCGGACCCGATTCCGCGCTCATTCCCACTTCGGTCGCTCCCGGTCAGACGGTGGATATCACCATCCCGTTGACCTCCCCGACCACCGCCGGAACCTACCGCGGATACTGGAAGCTCAAGAGCAACACCGGCGTCCCGTTCGGGATCGGAACCGGCGGCACGAAATCCTTCTGGGTCGAGATCAAGGTGACCGGCACGGGCATCAACCCCGGAACCGCCACCAAGACCAACACGCCCGGAACGCCTGCAACACCTGTCACACCGGCTACGCCGATCCCCGGCACAAGCTATGACTTTGTCGCCAATGTCTGCGCCGCAACCTGGTACAGCGGAGCGGGTCAACTGCCCTGCCCGGGGACGAGCGGCGATGCGAAGGGCTTCGTGCTCATCACCAGCCCGTCCAAGTTGGAGAACGGCACAACGGATAACCGTTCCGGTCTGCTCACGCATCCGCAGAACATCAACAACGGTTACATGCAGGGTATTTATCCGAGCTATCTCGTAAAGTCCGGTGATAGATTCCGCGCGACCGTTGGGTGCGAGCACAACGCCACAAGTTGCTACGTGGTCTTCCGCCTCGACTACTCCCTCTCCGGCAGCACCTCCATCCAGACCTTCTGGGCATTCGTAGAACGCTACGAAGGGCAGGTCTATAACGTGGATATTGACCTCTCCTCTCTGGCTGGTCAAAACGTGAAATTTGCCCTGACCGTTCTTGCCACCGGTTCTCCGTCCGGCGACCGCGCGCTCTGGACTGCGCCGATGATCTACAATGCATCCTCCTCCGCGCCGACCTCGACAGTCGCGCCAAGCGCTACGCCCACGGTGACCATAACCAATACCTCCCCGGCACCCACCGATACGGAAGCGCCAACGTCAACGCCGACTGAAACGCCGACTGAAACGCCGACTGAAACACCAACACCCTAA
- a CDS encoding GyrI-like domain-containing protein, producing the protein MKTLDLKKEFKHLYQPSAKKIEIVQVPKLQFAMIDGSIEKGSEPGKSPMFAEATQALYSLSYTLKFMFKKRKTNPIDYPVMALEGLWWVEDGFFDITVKDNWFYTLMILQPDIVTKDIFEEAREQVRKKKGDSEMLNKARLAHFEEGLCVQTMHIGPYATEPATIDHMKEFMAENGLKDSVGPIGGKHHEIYMSDPRKAAPEKMKTVLRHPVVKA; encoded by the coding sequence ATGAAAACACTTGACCTGAAAAAAGAATTCAAACATCTATACCAGCCGTCTGCGAAGAAGATCGAGATCGTGCAGGTTCCAAAGTTGCAATTCGCCATGATCGACGGCTCCATTGAAAAAGGCTCCGAACCGGGCAAATCGCCCATGTTCGCCGAAGCCACACAGGCGTTGTACAGCCTGTCGTACACGCTCAAATTCATGTTCAAGAAACGAAAAACGAACCCGATCGACTATCCTGTGATGGCGCTGGAGGGACTGTGGTGGGTGGAAGACGGGTTCTTCGACATCACTGTCAAAGACAACTGGTTCTACACGCTGATGATCCTGCAACCGGATATTGTTACAAAGGATATTTTCGAAGAAGCGCGTGAGCAAGTCCGCAAGAAGAAAGGTGACAGCGAGATGCTCAATAAGGCGCGGCTGGCGCATTTTGAAGAAGGATTGTGCGTACAGACCATGCACATCGGACCGTACGCCACCGAGCCTGCCACGATCGACCATATGAAGGAATTCATGGCGGAGAACGGGCTGAAAGACAGCGTCGGACCGATCGGCGGAAAACACCACGAAATTTATATGAGCGATCCGCGCAAGGCTGCACCTGAAAAGATGAAGACAGTTCTCAGGCATCCAGTTGTAAAAGCCTGA
- a CDS encoding ABC transporter ATP-binding protein: MTEPVISVQNLTRKFGDFTAVDHINFEVHKGEIVGYLGPNGSGKTTTIRMLLGLLKPTEGTANVLGYDVFKQSEDVRARVGYMSQKFAIYDDLTTLENLTFYGGVYGITDKDRITRTLELVGLKGHKSTLTRDLSTGWRQRLSLGIALVHEPKLLFLDEPTSGVDPTARRAFWDLIYELAENGVTILVTTHYMDEAEYCERVGVMRNGKLLAMDTPTNLKRTVIKGNVWEVFAHPLEQGLEILHEMDGVERVGLAGDHLRVISQKVEKEALQSLLSKNKIQIEKIERGEPTLEDVFLALAR, translated from the coding sequence ATGACTGAACCCGTCATCTCCGTCCAAAACCTCACACGCAAATTCGGCGACTTCACCGCCGTCGATCACATCAACTTTGAAGTTCACAAAGGCGAGATCGTCGGCTATCTCGGTCCCAACGGTTCGGGCAAAACCACCACCATCCGCATGTTGCTCGGCTTGCTCAAACCCACCGAAGGCACGGCAAATGTCCTCGGTTACGATGTCTTCAAACAAAGCGAAGACGTCCGCGCGCGCGTGGGCTACATGAGCCAAAAATTTGCGATTTATGATGACTTGACCACGCTGGAAAATCTGACCTTCTACGGCGGCGTGTATGGCATTACGGATAAAGACCGCATCACCCGCACCTTGGAGTTGGTCGGTCTCAAGGGACATAAATCCACGCTGACACGGGATCTGTCCACTGGCTGGCGGCAGAGACTCTCACTTGGCATCGCACTCGTCCACGAGCCGAAATTGCTCTTCCTCGACGAACCGACCTCAGGCGTGGACCCCACCGCTCGCCGCGCCTTCTGGGACTTGATCTATGAACTCGCCGAAAACGGCGTGACCATTCTCGTCACCACGCATTACATGGACGAAGCCGAATACTGTGAGCGTGTCGGTGTGATGCGCAACGGCAAATTATTGGCGATGGATACGCCCACAAATTTAAAACGGACTGTGATTAAAGGAAACGTCTGGGAAGTCTTCGCACATCCGCTCGAGCAGGGATTGGAGATTCTGCATGAAATGGACGGCGTGGAACGTGTCGGGTTGGCTGGGGATCATTTACGAGTCATCAGCCAAAAGGTGGAGAAAGAGGCATTGCAAAGCCTCTTAAGCAAGAACAAGATTCAGATTGAAAAAATCGAGAGGGGAGAGCCAACTCTGGAGGATGTCTTCCTCGCGTTGGCGCGTTAA
- the dinB gene encoding DNA polymerase IV — protein sequence MPRTILHLDLDAFFCSVEEIQNPNLRGKPFAVGGKPNERGVVASCSYPARAMGVRSAMPMSRALQLCRNLIIVPGQHRLYREYSEKVMAKLRNLTPLAEQISIDEAFLDISDIQQDPARLALDLQTAIRTELNLPASIGIASNKLVAKIANEVGKKSSKRRDEPPSGLTIVPAGEEAKFLAPLPADMLWGVGPKTNARLAELGIHTIGDIANWPQKELANLFGENGRDLWQHANGIDNRPIVTEYETKSVSQETTFSVDIRDEKTLEKTLREQAREVARQLRKNDLVGKTVKLKIRWSDFTTLTRQITLPTSTDNEDDIFRTALRLMKTVRKQNQAVRLIGVGVSGIGSPVRQLSLWDVGSEKSRKLQEVVDELQEKYGRNVIRKGEG from the coding sequence ATGCCTCGCACCATCCTGCATTTGGACCTCGACGCCTTCTTCTGCTCCGTGGAGGAAATACAAAACCCCAACCTGCGCGGCAAGCCATTCGCCGTCGGCGGGAAACCGAACGAACGCGGCGTGGTGGCTTCCTGCTCCTATCCTGCCCGCGCCATGGGCGTCCGCAGCGCCATGCCCATGTCCCGCGCGCTTCAGCTTTGCAGAAATCTCATCATCGTGCCGGGGCAGCACAGGCTATACCGCGAGTACTCTGAAAAAGTGATGGCAAAACTGCGGAATTTGACTCCGCTTGCGGAACAGATCTCCATTGATGAAGCCTTCCTCGACATCTCGGATATTCAACAAGATCCCGCCCGCCTCGCCCTCGACCTGCAAACTGCCATCCGAACCGAACTGAATCTACCCGCAAGCATTGGCATTGCATCCAACAAACTCGTGGCGAAAATCGCCAACGAGGTGGGCAAGAAATCAAGCAAAAGGAGAGATGAGCCGCCATCCGGCTTGACCATCGTCCCTGCAGGCGAGGAAGCGAAATTCCTTGCGCCGCTCCCCGCGGACATGCTCTGGGGCGTGGGACCGAAGACGAACGCAAGGCTCGCTGAACTCGGCATCCACACCATCGGCGACATCGCCAACTGGCCCCAGAAAGAACTCGCCAATTTGTTCGGCGAAAACGGACGCGATCTCTGGCAACACGCCAACGGCATCGACAACCGTCCCATCGTGACAGAATACGAGACCAAATCCGTCAGCCAGGAAACCACCTTCAGCGTGGACATCCGCGATGAGAAAACGCTCGAAAAGACACTGCGCGAACAGGCGCGGGAGGTCGCCCGTCAACTGCGAAAAAATGATCTTGTGGGAAAGACCGTCAAATTGAAAATACGATGGAGCGATTTCACCACATTGACACGGCAAATCACATTACCCACATCCACAGATAACGAAGATGATATTTTCCGCACAGCGCTCAGGTTGATGAAAACCGTCCGAAAACAGAACCAAGCTGTCAGACTGATCGGAGTCGGCGTCAGCGGAATTGGAAGCCCGGTGCGTCAACTCAGCTTGTGGGATGTCGGAAGCGAAAAGTCCCGCAAATTGCAGGAGGTGGTGGATGAGTTGCAGGAAAAATACGGCAGAAACGTCATCCGCAAGGGCGAAGGATGA
- a CDS encoding class I SAM-dependent methyltransferase, with protein sequence MDFTTLKPLLDQAIASRLTLMDPRHEEAFRLFNGFYEGCPDLVLDVYGRTLVVHDYAEQPDTTLIREISKYIQASLNWLRAVIVKTRNGHTQDGKRGILTFGDAPDRKIKEHDIWHSIDLTLNRDASFYLDTPNLRKWLMDNMGGKTVLNTFAYTGSLGVAALAGGATRVVQTDHNRQFLNLAKDSYSLNGFPIHKQDFIAQDFFPVIARFKSAKQFFDCVILDPPFFSTTSKGKVDLVNESKRLINKVRPLINDGGILIAINNAVFLSGNDYMQTLEELCKDGYLSIRELIPIPQAFIGFGDLDKPITDPSPFNHSTKIAILDVKRKKQVTST encoded by the coding sequence ATGGATTTTACAACCCTCAAGCCCCTGCTTGACCAAGCTATCGCCTCCCGCCTGACGCTGATGGATCCCCGCCACGAGGAGGCGTTCCGCCTCTTCAACGGATTCTACGAAGGCTGTCCCGACCTCGTGCTGGATGTGTATGGACGCACATTGGTCGTTCACGATTACGCTGAACAGCCTGATACCACATTGATACGGGAAATCTCAAAATATATTCAAGCTTCTCTAAATTGGCTACGCGCAGTTATTGTAAAAACGCGGAACGGTCACACACAAGACGGAAAGCGCGGCATCCTGACCTTCGGCGATGCTCCAGACCGCAAGATCAAGGAACACGACATCTGGCACTCCATTGACCTGACCTTAAACCGCGATGCCAGTTTTTACCTGGATACACCAAATCTGCGAAAATGGCTGATGGATAATATGGGCGGAAAAACGGTATTGAACACCTTCGCCTACACGGGCAGTCTGGGAGTGGCGGCGCTGGCAGGCGGTGCAACCCGCGTAGTACAAACCGATCACAACCGCCAGTTCCTGAATCTGGCAAAGGACTCATACTCGCTCAACGGCTTCCCCATTCACAAACAGGATTTCATTGCGCAGGATTTCTTCCCCGTGATCGCCCGTTTCAAAAGCGCGAAACAATTTTTCGACTGCGTCATCTTGGATCCGCCCTTCTTTTCAACCACATCCAAAGGCAAAGTGGACTTGGTCAACGAAAGCAAGCGGCTCATCAACAAGGTCCGCCCGTTGATCAATGACGGCGGCATATTGATCGCCATCAACAATGCCGTCTTCCTGAGCGGAAACGATTACATGCAAACGCTCGAAGAGCTTTGCAAAGACGGCTACTTGAGCATCCGCGAGTTAATTCCCATTCCGCAGGCGTTCATCGGATTTGGGGATCTCGACAAACCGATCACCGATCCGAGTCCGTTCAATCATTCCACCAAGATCGCAATATTGGATGTGAAAAGAAAAAAGCAGGTCACGTCAACGTGA